A stretch of Aedes aegypti strain LVP_AGWG chromosome 2, AaegL5.0 Primary Assembly, whole genome shotgun sequence DNA encodes these proteins:
- the LOC5578212 gene encoding uncharacterized protein LOC5578212, whose amino-acid sequence MENKLQRLLLSFLVAATLVSAVCGKVGTHPEDGEPQLDPLEFSYLTLWKYTLAECEKRGVNGSIITRSWIGVRRCLRTKLDVIAFNMDSMRLDVDNQQAILEKHCPNLRQTSGCFDPFMKNVKTCVQDDNYEIFEAMRNWITDVLEHICEDNGARIKYDRVKHEKCTAELGQYVFECAAQNIIDKQYSNRKSLSEEDCSMIARAKDCLVIKLKECSVFSAAAQLFYDNFIQITSCAAAAVDDDH is encoded by the exons ATGGAAAACAAACTACAACGCTTGCTACTGTCGTTTCTGGTAGCTGCGACTTTGGTCAGCGCCGTCTGTGGCAAAGTAGGCACCCATCCAGAAGACGGCGAACCTCAGCTGGATCCGCTGGAGTTCTCGTATCTCACACTGTGGAAGTATACCCTGGCCGAGTGCGAAAAGCGAGGCGTCAATGGATCGATCATCACCCGATCCTGGATCGGTGTGAGACGATGTCTGCGCACCAAGCTGGACGTGATCGCGTTCAATATGGACTCGATGCGACTGGATGTGGACAATCAGCAGGCTATTTTGGAGAA ACACTGCCCAAACCTGAGACAGACGAGTGGGTGTTTTGATCCGTTTATGAAGAACGTGAAAACTTGCGTCCAGGACGATAACTACGAGATCTTCGAGGCTATGCGGAATTGGATCACGGACGTTCTAGAGCATATCTGTGAGGACAATGGAGCACGGATAA AGTACGATCGCGTGAAACACGAGAAGTGTACGGCCGAATTGGGCCAATACGTTTTTGAATGTGCTGCCCAAAACATTATTGATAAGCAGTATAGTAATCGTAAGTCGCTTTCGGAAGAAGACTGCAG TATGATCGCGCGTGCCAAGGATTGTCTTGTGATCAAGCTCAAAGAATGTTCGGTATTTTCGGCTGCCGCTCAGCTTTTCTACGATAACTTCATACAGATCACCTCCTGCGCTGCTGCCGCCGTCGATGACGATCATTGA